The following proteins come from a genomic window of Eretmochelys imbricata isolate rEreImb1 chromosome 11, rEreImb1.hap1, whole genome shotgun sequence:
- the PJVK gene encoding pejvakin isoform X2 yields the protein MESIRTTRQCSLSVHAGMRGETMRFHIIEDQNHKGREKAIVFPAHTTIAFSVFELYIHLDGNFEFCVTPVSKGGFEKEQSGSFSLNKLRRNLFHQNKRVMDIIANSDAYLEDLFTDYYEKAASMTDISTSYLREGSHIRVNLLNNNIPKGPCALCGMGKSKRETVYGCLECSFNGQKYVRLHAVPCFDVWHKRVR from the exons ATGGAAAGTATTAGAACAACACGGCAATGCTCGTTATCTGTGCATGCTGGTATGCGTGGGGAAACAATGAGG TTTCATATTATTGAGGACCAAAATCACAAAGGACGAGAGAAAGCTATTGTTTTTCCAGCTCACACAACTATTGCATTTAGTGTATTTGAACTTTATATTCACTTGGATGGTAATTTTG AGTTCTGTGTCACTCCAGTTTCAAAAGGAGGATTTGAAaaagagcaatctggatcatttTCATTGAACAAATTAAGGAGGAATCTGTTCCACCAAA ATAAAAGGGTAATGGATATCATTGCTAATTCAGATGCTTACTTGGAGGACCTTTTCACAGACTATTATGAAAAAGCTGCAAGCATGACTGATATCTCTACAAGCTATCTCAGAGAAGGGTCTCATATCCGGGTTAATTTACTTAATAACAACATCCCAAAAGGTCCTTGTGCCCTTTGTGGAATGGGAAAGTCTAAAAGAGAGACAGTCTATGGATGCCTAGAGTGTTCTTTTAATGGACAAAAGTATGTACGACTACATGCCGTGCCCTGCTTTGATGTCTGGCACAAGAGAGTGAGATAA
- the PJVK gene encoding pejvakin isoform X1, which translates to MFAAATKNFVKQVGDGGRLVPVPSLSEADKYQPLSLVIKKRKCFLSKKSKFASTPFALKDILQGEKEISAGVSSYQLLNYEDKSDVSLYGRRGNQMMSDVGVNIAGSDSIAVKASFGIVTKHEVEVPALLKELTTRKINFDHCLVRQSRESRKEVLCVVMESIRTTRQCSLSVHAGMRGETMRFHIIEDQNHKGREKAIVFPAHTTIAFSVFELYIHLDGNFEFCVTPVSKGGFEKEQSGSFSLNKLRRNLFHQNKRVMDIIANSDAYLEDLFTDYYEKAASMTDISTSYLREGSHIRVNLLNNNIPKGPCALCGMGKSKRETVYGCLECSFNGQKYVRLHAVPCFDVWHKRVR; encoded by the exons ATGTTTGCTGCTGCTACCAAAAACTTTGTTAAGCAGGTTGGTGATGGTGGGAGATTAGTCCCTGTTCCTAGCCTCAGTGAGGCTGACAAATACCAACCTCTGAGTCTTGTTATTAAGaagagaaaatgttttctttcaaaaaaatctaaatttgctTCGACACCTTTTGCCCTAAAAGACATTCTTCAGGGAGAGAAAGAAATTTCAGCTG GTGTTTCATCCTATCAGCTGTTGAATTATGAAGACAAATCAGATGTTTCACTCTATGGTAGACGAGGAAATCAGATGATGAGTGATGTTGGGGTCAATATTGCTGGATCTGATTCTATTGCAGTAAAAGCTTCATTTGGTATAGTGACCAAACATGAGGTTGAAGTACCAGCATTACTTAAGGAACTTACTACTAG AAAAATTAACTTTGATCACTGCCTAGTCCGACAATCAAGAGAAAGTAGGAAAGAGGTTCTGTGTGTGGTCATGGAAAGTATTAGAACAACACGGCAATGCTCGTTATCTGTGCATGCTGGTATGCGTGGGGAAACAATGAGG TTTCATATTATTGAGGACCAAAATCACAAAGGACGAGAGAAAGCTATTGTTTTTCCAGCTCACACAACTATTGCATTTAGTGTATTTGAACTTTATATTCACTTGGATGGTAATTTTG AGTTCTGTGTCACTCCAGTTTCAAAAGGAGGATTTGAAaaagagcaatctggatcatttTCATTGAACAAATTAAGGAGGAATCTGTTCCACCAAA ATAAAAGGGTAATGGATATCATTGCTAATTCAGATGCTTACTTGGAGGACCTTTTCACAGACTATTATGAAAAAGCTGCAAGCATGACTGATATCTCTACAAGCTATCTCAGAGAAGGGTCTCATATCCGGGTTAATTTACTTAATAACAACATCCCAAAAGGTCCTTGTGCCCTTTGTGGAATGGGAAAGTCTAAAAGAGAGACAGTCTATGGATGCCTAGAGTGTTCTTTTAATGGACAAAAGTATGTACGACTACATGCCGTGCCCTGCTTTGATGTCTGGCACAAGAGAGTGAGATAA